Within the Streptomyces sp. NBC_00554 genome, the region CGGGAACCGTTCTCGCGGTAGTCGGCGAGGCGGGCCGGGATTCCGTCGACTTCCGCGCCGTGCGCCCCGTGGGCCGGATCGAGCGCGATGACGGAGCGTACGGCGTGCGGGTGCCGGACGGCGAGCAGGTTGACGACCTGGCCTCCCATGGAGTGCCCCACGGCGATCACCGGCCCCGTACCGAGCGCTTCGGTGAGGGCGGCCAGGTCATCGGCCATCTCCACCGGAGTGTTGCCGGTCAGCGGCACTTCGGAACGGCCGTGCCCGCGCAGGTCGGGCACGACGACCCGGAACCGGTCGGCCAGCGTCTCGGCATGCGGCGACCACTCCCGCCCGTCGCCGCCCCAGCCGTGCACGAGCAGCAGGGCGGGTGCGGGGCTCACACCGAGGTCGGTGTGAAAAAGCCGGATACGGTCGGTCAATCTGTCCCTTGCCTTCGCCGTCGTGGGGGAGCTGACACGGGCTTTCGTCACCGGTGTCGTACGAGTACCGACTCTCCGCAGCGTGCGCTGCCGTCCTTCCACCGCCAATACGATCTAATAGGCCTGTCGCGCACGGGGCAAGCAGGTACCGGTATCCACCGGTCGACAGCTCCGCTTTGAATCCGCGTGGCCCTCGACTCCGGATGGTTGTGCATGCCCGCTTCCTCTTCCCACCGCGATCCCGCGCAGCCCATAGACAACGCAGAAGGCTCGCCCGACACGCCGCAGTACCACGATCTGTTCCTGCAGCCGCGCTACACCGTCGAGCTGGCGCCATTGGAGGACGAGGAAGACACCTTCGCCCCGTTCCCGGCACAGCCCGAACAACGTCGGCGCGGCGCAACCCGAAGTCGCTGACCGCCGTCCGCGGTCAGGGGCCGAGGGCCGGCCACGGCACCGGGTCGGTGTACGTCCCGTCGAAGAGCACCTCGAAGTGCAGGTGCGGCCCGGTCGACAGACCGGTCGAGCGGACGAACCCGATCACGGTGCCGGCTTCGCCACTCTGCCCGGTGCCGACTTGTATGGACGAAAGGTGGCTGTACGTCGTCTCCAGCCGCCTTCCGCCGATGGCACCGTGATCGATCACCATGCGGTTGCCTTAGGCCTTGGTCATCCCCGCGAACACGATCTGCCCCTGCCTCGTCCTGCTGTCGCCGACCTCGGCCGGTCACGACACGGCAGGTCCGGTGATGAGCCGTCCCTTGGTGTCGTACGGCCAGACGTTGGGGGTGCAGCCGTGCATTCCCTTGATCTGCTGCATCATCGCCGGAGCCGGCTTGCCCGCGCCTGGGCAGGTCACATGGCCGTGACCGAGAAAGTGGCCGACCTCGTGGTTGATGATCAGCGCCCGGTAGGCGTCCACGTCGTCGGCGTACACCGGAGTCGCCAGCAGCCACCGCCTGAGGTTGACCACAACGTCCTTGCCCACGCTGCAGTTGACCTCGCCGCCGGTGTCCAGCCCGTACTTGCCGCAGATCTCGTCCACCGTGCCCGGCGTGGCGAGCCGTACGACGAAGTCGGGCGTACCGCCGGAGACACGCCGGAACGCGGACTCGCCGTCGGCCGTCCAGCCGCGCGCGTCGGCGAGTATGCCCTCCACCTGCTGGGCGACATCGGAGGCCGATTGCGTGAGGCCGTCCTCGACGACGACCTCGTAGCGCAGCAGCCGGCTGCCCTTCCCCACGGTCTCGCTGCCACCTCCGGCGGTGGTGAACGTGCCGGGACCCGAGGACGGGATGGAGGGCGAGGAGGAGACGGAGGGGGAGGGAGGGGGCGGCTTCGGAGTTGTGGCGTCCGTCCCGCTGGGCTTCGTGCCGGCCTTCTCGCTGCCCTCGGTGCCGCTCGGCTTCACGGTCCGGTCCGGCGTCGGCCGTGAGGGCTTTGCGGCGGCAGCGGGGCGGTCGTCGGTTCCGGAGGCCGCGGGTGACGTCCAGTTCACGGCCAGGGCGGTGGCGGAGGCGAACACGGCGAGCGCGGCCAGGCCTCCCCACAGGGGCCCTTTCCGCTTCCGGCCGTGGCCGCCGGCGTGCGCGGGGCCTCTGCGACGACGGTGGGATCGCGAGGTCGAAGGCTTCGCACGCTGAGCGGTCGTGGTCATGGCCGCCAAGGCTGTGTGCGCCATGTGATGGGACCTGGCCCGGAGGGTAACGAAAACATAACGCCCGATCGCTGGTGCCGGAGGCGTCGACGTCAACCGCCGTGACTGGGCAATGTGATCGTCCCGTAACAGTTCCCCGGTCGGACGCCTTCCCCGCCTCAAGCCCCTTGAGCCGTACGGATACTGATCACATGCCACGTGTCCTGCTCATCGAAGACGACCGCGCCGTACGGGAGGGCGTCCTGCTCGCGCTGCGCCGCCAGGGGCACGAGGTCGGTGCCGCCGGGACCGGTGAGGACGGACTGGCCCTGTTGCGGTCGTTCCGGCCGGACGTCGTCGTGCTCGATCTGATGCTGCCCGGTATGAGCGGCCTTGAGGTGTGCCGCAGGATCCGTATCGAGGACCAGGTGCCGATCATCATGGCGACCGCCCGGGGCGACGACATCGACATCGTGGTCGGACTGGAGGCTGGAGCGGACGACTACGTCGTGAAGCCGGTTCAGGCACGTGTGCTGGAGGCCCGCATCCGTGCGGTCCTGCGTCGCGTCGACGGCGCGCCCGCCGACGGCGGCATACCCAAGATCGAGGCCCATGGCGAGCGCGGCGAACTCGCCATAGACCGGGCCGGGTTGACCGTCACCCGGCAGGGCGTGCCGGTCTCCCTCGCCCCTTCCGAACTGCGGCTCCTGCTGACGCTCTCGGCCTCGCCCGGCCAGGTGTTCTCCCGGCAGCAGTTGCTGGAAGCAGTCTGGGAGCACAGCTACCACGGCGACTCACGGCTGGTGGACGCCTGCGTCAAGCGGCTGCGCACCAAGATGGGCGAGCCGGCGGGGCAGCCGCGCTACGTCCAGACCGTGCGCGGCTTCGGCTACCGGTTCCAGTCCCGGTGAAGCCACTGCTGCGCGGTCTGCGTGGCCGGTTGCTCGTGGCGTTCGTGCTCGTCGCAGCCGTCGCCACCCTGACGACAGGCGCCCTGACCTTCCGGGAGGCCCGTACCGGAGTGCTCCAACAGAGCCAGGACGCAGTGATCAAGCGCCTCCGGTATCACGTCAACGCCATTTCCGCGGGCATCACCTACCCCCCGAGCCAGGCCGATCTGGAGTGGGCTGCCACGGAGGTGGCCCGCGCGGAGCCGGGGCAGAACTGGCGCGTACTGGCCACCTATCGCGAGCTGCGCGGCACTTCCACGCCCGAGGACGGGTTCACCGAGCTCACGTCCGCGATGCGGTCGGCCGTGGGCTCCCGCCGCGCCGCCGTCTTCCAGCGGGTGTCGACGGACGGCCACTCATCGCTCGTCGTCGGCATGCCGGTCACCTTCGAGACCCCCAGTGAGCACCCGGCGTCCGGGATCGCGGTCTTCCTGACGGTGCCGCAGACCGGCGAACAGGGGTACGTCGACGCCCTGGTCACCGCCATCGGACGAGCCGTCGTGCCCGCGCTGGGCCTGGCCGTGCTGCTCGCCCTGCTGGCCGCCCGGGGCGTGCTGCGCCCGGTACGGGAGCTGCGCCGCGCCACCCGCCGCATCGCCGAGGGCCACCTGGACACCCGGCTGGCCGTCAACGGCTCCGACGAACTCGCCGACCTGTCACACACGTTCAATGAGACCGCCGCCGCGCTGGAGGAGTCCGTGGCCGAGCTGCGCCGCATGGAGGCCCGCGCCCGCCGCTTCGTCGCGGACGTGTCGCACGAGCTGCGCACCCCGCTGGCCGCGATGTCGGCGGTCACCGACATCCTCGACGAGGACGCGGCCCGCCTCGCCACGGACACCGCCACGGCCGTACGGCTCATCAGCGGGGAAACCGTGAAGCTGGCCCGCCTGGTGGACGACCTGATGGAGATCTCCCGCTTCGACGCGGGCGCGGCAGGCCTGCAACTGGACGACCTCGACCTCGCCGAGTCCCTTCGGCGCACCCTCGCCTCCCGCGCCTGGCTGGACTCGGTGGACACCCGGCTCCCCGAGCCCGGCGAACTGCGCGGCCGGGTCGACCCGCGCCGCCTCGACGTGGTCGTCGCGAACCTGGTTGGCAACGCGCTCCGGCACGGGGCACAGCCCGTACAACTGCGCCTGCACGTAAGGGATTCGCCGGACGCGTACGAAACGGGGTGGGCGGTCATCGAGGTGCTGGACAGCGGGCCGGGCATTCCCGCCGACGTCCTGCCGCACGTCTTCGACCGCTTCTACAAGTCGGACACCGCCCGGACCAGAACAGAGGGCAGCGGCCTCGGACTCTCGATCACGGCAGAGAACGTCCACCTGCACGGGGGTACGGTCCGCGCGGCGAACCGGGCGGAGGGCGGCGCCGTCTTCACGGTCGAGATACCCCTGCGACAGCCTCCGCGACAGTCCCTGAAACAGGGGGAGTCATGAGCCCTGCACTCCGGTCGTCGCGGCCCGCGCTGTTGTTCGCGACCGCCCTCCTGCTCTCCTCCTGCGGCATCCCCGAGACCGGTGTGGTGGAGACCGGGGAGCCCGCGACCGGCATCCGGCCCGCCCAGCTCCTCTACTTCGTCAGCGAAGGCGCCGTGGTCGCCGTCCATCGTCAGGTCGTCATCGGTCCGGTCGGCGTCGAGACGGCCGTGGAGGCGGTGTTGGAGGGGCCGGACGTCACGGAGCGCCGTAGGGGCATGACCACCGAGCTTCCGCGGCTGACGGGGGACGCCACGGTAGGGACGGACGGCGGGCGGGTGACGGTCGAACTCCCTGTGGGCACCAGGCGCCTGACCGAAACGGCCCTCACCCAACTGATCTGCACAGCCGCCGGAGCCGGGCCGGACAAGACCTCGACGAAGGTGACCGTGACCGTCCCCGACGCCTGGCGCACCGAAGGCTCCAGCGAAACCTGCGCATCGGCGACCGGCGCCGCCATAGCGAGATTGCTTAACTAAGGCAAGTATCTGTTACCGTGGGCTCATGTCCACACCGCCACCCGCAGCGCCTGTCTCGACCGACGTGATCGCGATCGAGCAGGCCCTCACCCGCGTCGCGTACCTGGCCGGCCGGGCCCGGCAGCACGAGCGTCTGATGGCAGTGGCCGGGCTGAACCTGGACCGGGCCGCGGCCGCGATCCTGCGAAGCATCGCCGAGAGCGAGCCGGTACGGCCCGGGGTGCTGGCGGTCCGGCTGTCCGTGGAAGCCTCCCACGTCAGCCGGCAGCTACGGCAGCTGGAAAAGGACGGTTACGTGATCCGCATCCAGGATCTCGACGACAGCCGTGCGCATCTCATCCAGCTCACCGACGTCGGACTGGCAGCGGCCGAGCGCATACGAGAGGTGAGCCGCCGGGGCATGCAAGTGGCTCTCGCGGACTGGTCGTCCGAGGACCTGCGGCAGCTCGCCACGCTCTTCCATCGGCTGGTCGACGACTTCGTCACGCACGCCGAGGCGGCTGTCGAAGTCGGACCCTCCGCCTGACGGATCCGCCCCAATGGGCCAACCGTGGGCGTGCGGCCCGGACGGTCGGCCCATTGCCGTTCAACCCATCCCGAGGGGTGGGGACCGCCCTCAGGCCTTCGGCTGGGTGAAACGGATGCTGTTGCCGAAGGGGTCGCGGAGGCCACAGTCGGTTCCGTACGGACGCTCGGTGGGCTCCTCGGTGAACTCGACGCCCCGGCCGAGCAGAGTCTCGTACGTCTTGCGGCAGTCGTCCGTGCTGAAGATGAGTGAGCCGCCCATCGCACCCTTGGTGACCAGCTCGCGGACCTGCTGCGCCGTCTCCTCGGGCATCGCCGGAGGGCCCGGCTTCTCCAGCAGGATCTGGCGCTCCGGGTGACCGGGGACGCTGACGGTCAGCCAGCGCATGAAGCCCATGTCGACGTCGGCGCTGACCTCCAGGCCAAGCTTGCCGACGTAGAAGTCGAGAGCCTCGTCCTGGTCGAGGACGTAAATCTGTGAGTGTGTGATCGCGGTGAACATGTGCATCACGCTACTGGGCAGGCCGGACGAAAACTTATCCAAAACTGCTCTTTCGACGGACGGTACCGGCCGTGCGCACGGTCAGTCGGTCGGCCGCGTCCACGCCATCGTGAAGCACGTCGGTACGCCGGTGGCGGCCGCCGTTTCCTTTTCCTTGCGGTACGTCCTCGGTGACCGGCCGACGATGTCGCGGAACGTGCGGCTGAAGGTTCCCGGGCTGCCGAAGCCGACCTGGAAGCAGATGTCCGTCACGCTGCGATCGGTCTCCCGCAGCAGGAACATCGCCCGCTCGACGCGGCGCCGCTGCAGGTAGCGGTGCGGCGTCTCGCCGAACGTGGCCCGGAAGGTGCGCGTGAAGTGTGCCTCCGACACATGGGCGATCCGGGCCAGGGCCGGGACGTCCAGTGGCTGCGCGTAGGCGCCGTCCATCGCATCCCGTGCCCGAAGCATGCGTCGGTTGGTCTCTTCTGCGGCACGGCTCACGTCTTCATCACACCACGTAGTGCGTATCGCGCGGTCTCGTTCCGTCCGCCATCAGTTGATCAGCGGCATGGCGAGGAAGGTGTGGTCCTGCCAGAGGCGACGGGAGGTTTCCTCCGGGTAGGCGGTGACGTGCGGGTCCGCGTCTAGGACCTGGACGAGTCGCCGCTCGGTGTCGTACGAGGGCCAGCCCGGGTCGCCCGTCCTGGCGAACGCGGTCCAGGCCGCGCGGAAGCGGGACGACAACGCCTCGGCCTCGGGTGAGGGTTCGGAGCTGGCGAACAGCAGGGCGCCGATGTCGGCGTCGAACGTGCCGAACAGCAGCGGAATGTCCAGGCCGTGACAGGCGCCCAGGGCACCGCCGTTGCCCGGGGCCGGCCAGGTCAGTTCGTACACGTGCGCGCGGCCGCCGCCGGCTGTCTGGGCCTCGGCCAGGTGCAGCGAGGGCATGTTGAACAGCCAGTCGGTCTGGACCCGTTCGTACAGGTCGCTGGGGGAGGCGTCCGGGAAGGCGGCACGGTAGGCCTGCTCGCCGTCCGGTCCGGGCCCGAACATGCGCAGTGCCGCCGCCGCTTGCTCGTCGCTGATCTTCCCGAGCTGTCCGCCGAGGGCGAGGAACAGCCGGAACTCGTCCTTGTTGTGCCCGGCGATCAGCTCCACGTCCCGTGCCGCGCCGGCCGCCAGCGCCTGCCAGGGGGTGGTCGGCAGGACCTCGCCGTCGACGACGGGGGAGAAGGGGGTCTGCGTGGGGACGACCTGCCCCCACCGATCCTCGTACTGGCGCATCTTGGCGCTCAACGCCTCTCCTGCGGCGGGCAGTTGGCGTGGGTCCACCGTGGACAGGTCGGCGACCGTCGGACGCAGGCCCACCTCCGCGGCGAGGGCGGCCGCGATGTCGTGGGCCAGCTCGTCCGAGAAGTACGTGCCGGGCACGCTCTGCGCGATGGCCCGCCGGAACAGTCCCGCCGCGCTCGGCATGGCCAGCAGCGAGGCGACCGATCCGGCTCCGGCCGACTCGCCGAAGACGGTGACCTGACCGGGGTCGCCGCCGAACGCCGTGATGTTCTCCCGTACCCATTCCAGGGCCGCGACCTGGTCGAGCAGGCCGCGGTTGGCGGGCGCCCCGTCCATGCGGGCGAACCCCTCCATGCCGACACGGTAGTTGAGGGTGACCACGACCACGTCGCCGTCGCGGGCGATGTGCCTGGCGTCGTAGCCGGGGCTGCCCGAGTGGCCGAGCTTGTAGGCGCCGCCGTAGATCCACACCATCACCGGGCGGAGGGCGGCAGGGTCCGGGGCCGGGGTCCAGACGTTGACCGTCAGCCAGTCGTCGCCCGTGGGCGAGTTCAGCAACAGGTCGCGGCCCTGGAACCCCGACTCCTGCGGGGGCGGCGGGCCGAAGGCGAACGCGTCCCGTGTTCCGTCCCAGGGGCGGGTGGGGCGCGGCGCCTGGAACCGCGCCTCTCCCACCGGCGGTTGAGCGAACGGGATGCCACGGAAGACGGTCAGGCTGCCTTCCCGGCGCCCGCGCACCGCACCGGCGGAGGTACGCACTATGGGCTGGGTGGAACCGTCTGCCGGCTCGGGTGACGTGGCTGGCGTCATCGATGACTCCCCAATGGTCGCTGGTGGAACGGGTGAAGCGGGTGGAACGGTACGGGTGCACGGGCGCCTGGCGGTCGCCTCCCGCGTGGGCGGGCCGGCGACCGCCAGGCGGTCGGTGTCGGGCAGGCACCCGGCGCGGGATGTTACGCCTTCGCCTCGGACACCTGCGCGGTTTCGGCCTGCTCGCCGTCCGAACCTGCGGCGGGGGACGACTCCTGCGCGGCGGCGGCGCGCTGACGCGGGAGGAAGGAAGCGAGGAGGAGGGCGAGGAGGGCGGCACCGGCGCCGACGGCCATGACTGTCCTGAAACCGTTCTCCGAGGGCAGGGCGGTGGTGCCGAAATCGGTGGTCATCTGCGCCAGGATGACGCCGGCGAGTGCACTGGCGAAAGAGGTACCGATGGACCGCATCAGGGTGTTGAGGCTGTTCGCGGCGGCCGTCTCGGTGGCGGGCACGGCGCCCATGATGAGTGCGGGCATCGCGCCGTAGGCGAAGCCGACACCGGCGCCGATGATGCAGGAGACCAGAACGAGGTGCCAGACCTCGGACATCAGGAGGATGTTCAGGCCGTAGCCGGCGGCGACGATGACCGCGCCCGTCATCAGGGTGATCTTCGGGCCCCTGGTCTTGGAGATCGCGGCGGACAGCGGAGCCATCGCCATCATCACCAGGCCCTGCGGAGCCAGGACCAGGCCGACGGTCAGCATGGACCTGCCGAGGCCGTAGCCCGTCTGTTCGGGCAGCTGGAGCAACTGCGGCAGGACCAGGGACATCGCGAACATCGAGAAGCCGAACGCCACCGAGGCGAGGTTGGTGAAGAGCACCTGACGGCGGGCGAGGGTGCGAAGGTCCATCAGCGGCTGGGCGGTACGCAGCTCGAACACGCCCCATGCCAGCAGTACGAGGACCGCGGTGGCGAACAGTCCAAGGACGGTGCCGCTGGTCCAGCCCCAGTCGGAGCCCTTGGAGACGGCCAGCAGCAGGGAGACCAGGGCGGTCGACAGGCCGATGGCACCGATCAGGTCGAAGCGGCCGCCGGCGCGCACCTTCGACTCGGGCACGATGGCCAGGACGAGTGCGAAGGCGACGGCGCCGAGGGCGGCCGAGGTCCAGAACAGGATGTGCCAGTCGAAGCGGTCGGCGATGAAGGCGGCGGAGGGCAGACCCAGGGCGCCGCCCACTCCCAGTGAGGCGCTCATCAGGGCGGTGGAGCTGGTGAGCCGCTCGGCGGGCAGCACGTCGCGCATGACGCTGATGCCGAGCGGCACGACAGCTGCGGCCAGGCCCTGCAGGGTCCGTCCGACGATCATCGGGACCAGGGAGTCGCTCAGCGCGCAGACGACCGAACCGGCCACCAGCAGGACGATGCTGACCAGGAGCATGCGGCGCTTGCCGAACATGTCCCCGAGGCGGCCGACGACCGGCGTGGCGACGGAGGCGGCGAGCAGTGTGGCGGTGACCGCCCAGATGGTGTTCGACGCCGAGGCGTCGAGGAGTTTCGGCAGCTCCGGGACGATCGGGATGACCAGGGTCTGCATCAGCGAGACGACGATCCCGGCGAGGGCCAGTACCGCCACCACGGCGTTCGACTTCGCCGGGGCGGAACCTCCGACCTCGGCGGATCGGGCAAGGGCGTCGGGCATGGCGGAGCCTCCGGTCGGGGGAGCGGATTTGCTTAACTCACTCAACCATAAGTGGGTTGATTGACTTAGGCAAGTGTTCTGTTCGGGTGGGCCACGCCGCGTAAGTGACGCCGGGCTTCGATGCCGAGCGGTTCAGGGGGGCGAGTCGGTGGCGTGTCCGGGCCGGCCATTCGGCCGCCGCTCTCAGGCCGTGGCAGCGTGGCCCTGTGCCCCGGGATCAATCCCCGTGTCGGCCTGGCTCGACGGAGTCGTCGGCGCCGCCGCCAAGTCGTAACGTCTCTTTCCGGCACGACCGTCACGGCACGGCAGCAACCACCGCACCACATGGATCAGGAAGTTGATGACATGACCGACAAGCTCACTGTCAGTGTCCTGGGCACCGGGATCATGGGGGCCGCGATGGCCCGCAACCTCGCTCGCGCCGGGCACACCGTCCGGGCCTGGAACCGCAGCCGGGACAAGGCCGAGCCGCTGGCCGCCGACGGCGTGTACGTCGCCGACACCCCCGCCGAGGCGGTCCAGGGCGCCGGTGTCGTCCTCACCATCCTGTACGACGGCGCAGCCGTCCTGGACGTGATGCGGCAGGCCGCGCCTTCACTGCGCCCCGGTACTGCGTGGGTGCAGTCGACGACCGCCGGGATCGAGGCCGTCGGCGAGCTGGCCGACTTCGCCCGCGAGAACGAGCTGGTCTTCTACGACGCCCCGGTGCTCGGCACCCGGCAGCCCGCGGAGGCCGGGCAGTTGCTCGTCCTGGCCGCGGGGCCGAGCCAGGACCGGGACGCCGTGACGCCGGTGTTCGACGCGGTCGGCGCCCGCACCGTGTGGACCGGCGAGGACGGCGCGGCGGGCAGCGCCACCCGCCTCAAGCTCGTCGCCAACAGCTGGGTCCTCGCGGCCACCAACGCGGTCGGCGAGGTCCTCGCCCTGTCCAAGGCCCTCGGAGTGGACCCGCAGAGCTTCTTCGACGCCATCGAGGGTGGCCCGCTCGACATGGGCTACCTGCGTGCGAAGGCCGGCCTCATCCTCAACGACCAGCTGACGCCGGCCGCCTTCGCCGTGTCCACCGCCGCCAAAGACGCCCGCCTGATCGTCGAGGCCGGCGAGCAGAACGGTGTGCGCCTCGACGTGGCCGCAGCCTCCGCTGAACGCTTCGCCCGTGCCGCCGCCCAGGGGCACGCCGACGAAGACATGGCGGCCGCCTACTTCGCCAGCTTCGACGAGGGGCCTGAGACGGCCTGACCTCGGACGCGGGCGGCGACCCGACGAACGGGCCGGCGGCCTCCAGGGCCTCGTCGAGCCGGTCGCCGCCCGTCGCTCAGGCCAGCTTCTTCAGCAGTTCGGCAGCGAGCGGGGCGGAGGACGCCGGGTTCTGGCCCGTGACCAGGTTGCGGTCCACGACTACGAACGGGGCCCACGGCTCGCCCTCCTGGAAATCGGCGCCCGCCTCGACAAGACGGTCCTGGAGCAGCCACTTGGCCTTGTCGGCGAACCCGGCCTGCGTCTCCTCGGTGTTGGTGAAGCCCGTGAGCCGGTAGCCCGCGAAGGCGTTGGCGCCGTCCGGGCCGGTGGCTGCGAGCAGCGCCGCCGGGCCGTGGCACACCACACCGAGCGGCTTGCCCGACTCCAGTGCGCGGGTGAGAAGCCGGCCGGACTCGGCGTCGACCGCGAGGTCCTCCATCGGACCGTGGCCGCCCGGGTAGAAGACCGCGGCATAGCCGTCCAGGTCCACTTCCTCCAGCTTGACGGGCTTGTGGAGCTCGTCGATCGACGCGACCGCCTTCTCGATCCTGTCGGCGCCCTCCTGCCCGCCGTTGAACTCGGGCGCGAGGCTCGCCCTGTCCATGGTCGGCACGACGCCGGCCGGCGTGGCGACGACGACCTCGTGGCCCGCGGCCTTGAACGCCTCGTACGGGGCGACGGCCTCCTCGGCCCAGAAGCCGGTCGGGTGCTGGGTGCCGTCGGCGAGCGTCCAGTGGTCGGCGCCGGTCAGCACGAAAAGGATCTTCGACATGGTGCGTGTCTCCGGGGGGTGCGGCCCTGACGGGCATGGGCGGGGAATCCGAACTGCTTCACTCGCACGCTCCGACGGTCTGCATCCAGATCGTCCTGTATTCGTGTCGTCAGGGCGGCGATGTCCTCGACGCTATGCCGCTCGGAGCCGGGGGACCAATAGGGAACCCGCCGGGGGTCATAGGACATCCAGTGGCCCGGCCTGCTGCCGCACCGATGCGCGCTGTTCCAGAACGCGCAGGGCCCGTTCGCCCCACCGGATGTTCTCCTCCTCGAAGGAGCGTCCTCGCATCAGCGTGAGATACGGGCCGACGCGCTCGCTGCCCGCCAGGAACTCGTCCTCGGTGCGCCCGTCGAGGAGGCGGTCGCGCAACCGCTCGTAACGGGCCAGCTTGGCGCGCGCCCACTCGAGCCGCTCGGCGATGGCCGCCCGTACGGCCTCCTCGTCCCCCGAGTCGACGGCCTGGACCTTGACCAGCAGCTCGTCCCGGATGGCCGTGGGCTTCGGGAACTCGGCGGTGAAGTCGCGCAGGGCGCTGCGGCCCGCCTCGGTGAGGGAGAAGACCCGCTTGTTCGGCCGGCGCTCCTGCCGTACGAGCCGGGCCTCGATGAGCCCCTCGGACTCCATGCGGTCGAGCTCGCGGTACAGCTGCTGCGGGGTCGCCATCCAGAAGTTGGCCACCGACGCGTCGAACCCCTTGGCGAGGTCGTACCCCGACGCCTCGCCCTCCAGAAGCGCGGCCATGACCGCGTTGCGCAATGCCATGCCCCCAGGCTAGACGTCGCCCATCCCCGCGACTAATCTGTTCCGCACCTAATCAATTAGTTGAGTATGAAAGGTGGGCGTGATGCACCCCTTCCGCAAGGCTGTGGAGGCCGGCGACATAGCGGCGATCGAGGACATGCTGGCCGACGACGTCGTGTTCACCAGTCCCGTGGTCTTCAAGCCCTACCCGGGCAAGGCGATCACGGGGGCCATCCTGCGCGGCGTCTCCCGTGTGTTCACCGACTTCCGCTACGTACGCGAATTCGGCGACCCGGGTGGCCGCGACCACGCGCTGGTCTTCGAGGCCAAGGTGGGCGACAAGGAGATCACCGGCTGCGACTTCCTGCACTTCGACGAGGACGGCAGGATCGACGACCTGATGGTCATGGTCCGTCCGCTGTCGGCGGCCCACGCGCTCGCCGAGGCGATGGGGGCGCAGTTCGAGCGGATCTCGCAGGAGGCGGCGGACGCCTAGGTCGTGTCCGCAATGTCAGGGGAGCCAGAGTCGTAGGCAGGCGATGGTGACCAGGGCTTGGTAGTGGCGGGCGCGTTTGTCGTAGCGGGTGGCGAGGGCTTTGTTGTGCTTGAGCTTGTTGAAGCAGCGTTCGACGAGGTTGCGGCGCCGGTAGGCCGCTTTGTCGAGGCGGCAGAGGCTCTCGCCGCGGCGGATGCGGCCGTTGATCTGGTCGATGCGTTCCGGGATCGCTGCCTTGATCCCGCGTCGGCGCAGGTAGGTGCGGATCTTCGTGGACGAGTAGCCCTTGTCGGCGGCGACCCGCTCGGGCCGGGTCCGGGGTCGCCCCGGCCCGCATCCCGGCACCCGGATCCGGGCCATCACTGCTTCGAACTGGGTGCAGTCGTTGACGTTCCCGCCGGTG harbors:
- a CDS encoding MFS transporter; the protein is MPDALARSAEVGGSAPAKSNAVVAVLALAGIVVSLMQTLVIPIVPELPKLLDASASNTIWAVTATLLAASVATPVVGRLGDMFGKRRMLLVSIVLLVAGSVVCALSDSLVPMIVGRTLQGLAAAVVPLGISVMRDVLPAERLTSSTALMSASLGVGGALGLPSAAFIADRFDWHILFWTSAALGAVAFALVLAIVPESKVRAGGRFDLIGAIGLSTALVSLLLAVSKGSDWGWTSGTVLGLFATAVLVLLAWGVFELRTAQPLMDLRTLARRQVLFTNLASVAFGFSMFAMSLVLPQLLQLPEQTGYGLGRSMLTVGLVLAPQGLVMMAMAPLSAAISKTRGPKITLMTGAVIVAAGYGLNILLMSEVWHLVLVSCIIGAGVGFAYGAMPALIMGAVPATETAAANSLNTLMRSIGTSFASALAGVILAQMTTDFGTTALPSENGFRTVMAVGAGAALLALLLASFLPRQRAAAAQESSPAAGSDGEQAETAQVSEAKA
- a CDS encoding NAD(P)-dependent oxidoreductase — encoded protein: MTDKLTVSVLGTGIMGAAMARNLARAGHTVRAWNRSRDKAEPLAADGVYVADTPAEAVQGAGVVLTILYDGAAVLDVMRQAAPSLRPGTAWVQSTTAGIEAVGELADFARENELVFYDAPVLGTRQPAEAGQLLVLAAGPSQDRDAVTPVFDAVGARTVWTGEDGAAGSATRLKLVANSWVLAATNAVGEVLALSKALGVDPQSFFDAIEGGPLDMGYLRAKAGLILNDQLTPAAFAVSTAAKDARLIVEAGEQNGVRLDVAAASAERFARAAAQGHADEDMAAAYFASFDEGPETA
- a CDS encoding type 1 glutamine amidotransferase domain-containing protein; this translates as MSKILFVLTGADHWTLADGTQHPTGFWAEEAVAPYEAFKAAGHEVVVATPAGVVPTMDRASLAPEFNGGQEGADRIEKAVASIDELHKPVKLEEVDLDGYAAVFYPGGHGPMEDLAVDAESGRLLTRALESGKPLGVVCHGPAALLAATGPDGANAFAGYRLTGFTNTEETQAGFADKAKWLLQDRLVEAGADFQEGEPWAPFVVVDRNLVTGQNPASSAPLAAELLKKLA
- a CDS encoding PadR family transcriptional regulator, coding for MALRNAVMAALLEGEASGYDLAKGFDASVANFWMATPQQLYRELDRMESEGLIEARLVRQERRPNKRVFSLTEAGRSALRDFTAEFPKPTAIRDELLVKVQAVDSGDEEAVRAAIAERLEWARAKLARYERLRDRLLDGRTEDEFLAGSERVGPYLTLMRGRSFEEENIRWGERALRVLEQRASVRQQAGPLDVL
- a CDS encoding nuclear transport factor 2 family protein, which gives rise to MHPFRKAVEAGDIAAIEDMLADDVVFTSPVVFKPYPGKAITGAILRGVSRVFTDFRYVREFGDPGGRDHALVFEAKVGDKEITGCDFLHFDEDGRIDDLMVMVRPLSAAHALAEAMGAQFERISQEAADA